CCACCTGTTCGCCGGCCTGACCGTGGTGCACTTCTTCACCGAGACCTTCGGCGCGGGCACCCGGTCCATCGTGCGCAACCGTGCCCTGGTGGTGAAGATGGCCATGCCGCGCGAGATGTTCCCCGTCGCCACGATGCTGGTCTCGCTCTACCACGTCCTGCCGCAGATCGTGATCCTGATCGTCGCGTCGCTCCTGTCGGGCTGGACGCCCGAGCCGGTCGACCTGGTCGCGCTCCTGCTCGGCCTGTTGATCTGCGGACTGCTCGGCCTGTCCGGAGCACTCTTCTTCAGTGCGGCCAACGTCTTCTTCAACGACTTCGGCAACATCGTCAGCGTCTTCAACAACTTCGTCCGCTGGGGCGTGCCGATGATGTACTCCTACGCAATGGTCGACGACCGCTTCGGTCGCTTCGCCCAGTACTACCTCTACAACCCGCTGGCCGACGCCGTACTCCTCTTCCAGCGGGCCTTCTGGGTCGGCACGGTCGACGACCAGAAGCACAAGGCTGTCGCCGCGATGCCCGACAACCTGCTGCTGAACGGTGTGCTGATCGTGGCCGTCGCGGCGCTGATCCTCTGCCTCGCCCAGTACGTCTTCAGCCGGCTCGAGAACAAGATCCCGGAGCGCCTCTGACATGGCCAAGTCGATCGTGGTGGAGAACGCCACCAAGTACTTCACGTTGCGCTACCACCGCACCTTCAAGGAGGTCGCGGTCGCCAAGGCCAAGGGACGCCAGACCACGGAGACCTTCCGTGCCGTCGACGACGTCTCGTTCACGGTCGAGCGCGGGGAGTCCGTCGGCATCATGGGCCTCAACGGCTCCGGGAAGAGCACGCTGCTCAAGATGATCAACGGCGTCATGCGACCCGACGAGGGCACCATCCTCACCCGGGGACGCATCGCCGGCCTGATCGCGACGGGCGCCGGCTTCCACAACCAGCTCACCGGCCGCGAGAACCTCTACCTCAACGCCGCCATCCTCGGCATGACCGGTCCCGAGATCAGCCGCAAGTTCGACGACATCGTCGAGTTCGCCGACCTCGGTGCCACCCTCGACGGACCGGTGGGGCACTACTCGTCGGGCCAGAAGGCGCGCCTGGGCTTCGCGATCGCGATCCACGTCGACTCCGACATCTTCCTCGCCGACGAGGTGCTGGCCGTCGGCGACAAGCCCTTCCGGGTGAAGTGCATGAGGAAGATGCGCGAGATCCGCAACAGCGGCGACCGCACCCTCTTCTACGTCAGCCACTCGCCGGAGTCGGTCATCAAGATGTGCGAGCGCGTGCTCGTCCTGGAGAAGGGCCGCCTCGGCTTCGACGGCGACCCTGTCGAGGCCGTCCACTACCTGCGCTACGACGAGGACGACGACATCGACGACGAGTCGCTCGCCAACGACATCTGAGCGGCGGGCGCGCCGCCCGTTGAACGCCCGTGGTCACCCGCAAGGGGACCACGGGCGTTCGTCGTTGCGGGCTCAGATACCCCTGCCCGGGGCCGATCTACAAATTTGCATGCGACCGGCGTGTCGAGTGGAAATTACATGATTGTAGTTACTCACGATCTCTTCCCAACGCGTGTGACGCATGTGAAAGTTGCTACTCGTGTGACACCTTCCCCGCACACACGTCTGGAGCAGAACCATGTCGCCGTACCCCACGGAGATCCCCGAGCACACCCGGCGGAGCCGGTTCGTGACGCTGTGCCAGCAGGCGCTGGCCCTGGCTGTCGTCGTCGCCGTCCTCACGCCCGCCGCACGCACCGTGACCATGGAGGTCCGCCCCGCCGAGCCGGGCGGCACGCCCGTGCCCGGCGCGGTCAGCCTGCAGGCCGCGACCACGCCGCTGACGGTGCCCACCGCGACTGTCGACCCGACCGTCACGTCGTACGCGCTGACCCCGACGCCGAACGGCGTCAGCGGCCGGGTCACGCTGCACGGCAGCGTGAAGGAGCTGGCCGACGGCGGTGACAAGGTCACCAGCGACGCACTGCCCGTCCAGGGCTACGGCACGGTCGGTGTGACCTGGGCGCACGGCGTCGCGGTCCCCGAGGACGGGATCACCGTCGACGTGCGCACCCGCACCGGCGACACCTGGAGCGACTGGACGGCCGCCGACTACCACGACGAGCACGGGCCCGACCCCGACAGCGAGGAGGGACAGCGCTCGCGCCCCGGCACCGAGGCGGTCCTGGTCGGAGACGTCGACCAGGTCCAGGTCAAGGTCGAGACGACCGACGCCGCGCCGGCCGACCTCCAGGTCGCCGTGATCGACCCCGGTACGCCGGCCGCCACCGCCAAGCAGGGCCCCGCCCTCACCTCCGGCGCGTCCGCCGCGACCTCGGGCGAGGAGAGCGCGCGGCCCGGGACCGACGGCGCGATCGCGATGCAGGCGGCCTCGACCGCCGCGCCGCAGCCGCAGATCTACTCGCGGGCCCAGTGGGGTGCCCCGGAGGACGCGAGCTACAAGCCGAAGTACGGCACCATCAGCGCCGGCTTCGTGCACCACACGGTGAACGCCAACGACTACACGCCCGAGGAAGTGCCGGCGATCCTGCGCGGCATCTGGAAGTACCACGTCAAGACCCGCGGCTGGTCCGACATCGGCTACAACTTCCTCGTCGACCGGTTCGGCCGGATCTGGGAGGGGCGCGCCGGTGGCATCGACAAGCCGGTCGTCGGCGCCCACACCCTCGGCTACAACGACTACTCCTTCGCGATGTCCGCGATCGGGAACTACGAGACCGCCCAGCCCACGCCCGAGATGATCAACGCGTACGGCGCGCTGTTCGCCTGGAAGCTGTCCCTGTCGGGAGTCGACGCCGCGTCGATGAGCCAGAAGGTCGGCAAGGGCACCTTCGCCGCGATCAGCGGTCACCGTGACGCCGGGAAGACCGCCTGCCCGGGCAAGTACCTGTACGCGCAGATCCCGACGATCCGGGCGATCGCGGCCCAGGTGCAGCAGGGCGCACTGCTCGGCCAGCTCAACGGGAACTACGTCGGCTCGGCCAACCCGGACATCGTCGTACGCAAGGCGTCGACGGGCCGGCTGATGCTGCACGACCTCGACAGGTCCAGTGGGAGCTGGGTCCTCGGTGCCGCCGTGAAAACCAACGTCTGGGCGCCGTGGGCCAAGCAGGTGCTGCGCGTCGGCGACTGGGACGGCGACGGGCTCAACGACCTGATGGCGATCCGCAAGTCCGACAAGGCCCCGGTCCTCTTCCGCGGCGCCGGTGGCGGGATGTTCCAGCCCGCGCAGGTGCTGCCCGGGACCTTCGCCACCGTCAAGATGCTCGCTGCGGTCGGGGACGTCACCGGCGACAAGCTGCCGGACCTGATGGGCCAGCCGAAGGGCGGCCAGATGCAGGTCTACCCGGGCAACGGCGTCAACGGCTTCCTCTCCGCGGTCCCCGCCGCGGGCCAGGTCCCGGGCAAGCGGTTCGTGCCGATGGGGCGCTGGAACAAGGACGGCTCCCCGGACGCGCTGGTCCGCGCCGGAAGCGTGCTCTCGCTCTACACCGGCATCCTGCCGGGCGGGTGGGCACCGGCGAAGACGATGAAGACCGGCCTCAGCGGCTACGACTGGGTGATCGGCCTCGGCCCGATGGCCAGCGGCGGCAAGGTCGTCGTGGTCCGCAACAAGGCGACCGGCTCGGTTTACGCCGTCGAGAAGGTCAAGGCCAAGAAGCTCGGCGCGCCGGTCTTCTTGAAGAAGCGCACGAAGTTCGACCTCGCGGGCTAGGCCTGCGAACCGATCCGTCCTGGTCGTTCAGGCGGGGAAGCGGGCCGTGGCGTGCTCGGCGACGTACGTCGCCTCGAGCCGCTCCGGCTCGGCCCGGACGACCAGGACGAGCGAGCCGCCCGCGAGGAGCGGATCGCAGAGGATCGCCGGCTCCGAGACGGGGTCGGCGACCGCGAGCAGGCGGCCGTCGCCGACCAGACCGGTGGCGGCCGCCTCGCTCCACAGCTCGGCCTGGCTCAGCGCCCGGCCACCCACCTCGAGGGCGGGATCGTCGGCCTGCGGCGGGTCCCAGGCCTGGAAGGCGTCGGGCTGGGACCACACGTCGATCCCGACGTCGGTCACCCCGGCCGGAACCGGCTCCTTGAACCGGACGCCCAACGGCAGCAGGGCGCACGCCAGGACGGCGAGCTCGCCGGATCTTCCGGCCCACTCGGCCAGGGTGTCGGGCCCGCAGACGACCGCGGCGAGGTCGGTGGCCTCGGCGGCCGTGGCGACCAGGCCGCAGTTCCACGCGGCGCCGAGGAAGACGGTCCCGAGCCAGTGCGGCGGCAGGTCGATCGCGATCCGGTCGCCGCGCTCCAGGCCCAGCTCGTCGACGAGCAGCGAGCTGGCCTTCGCGACCCAGTTGGCCCAGGTGGTGACCGACAGCTCGACCCGCTCACCACTCGCGTGGTCGTAGAAGGTCACCAGCGGCTGGCCGGGGTCGGTGCGCAGGCGGGCGGCCAGGACCGCGGGGAAGGTGGTCGGCGTCGTCACGGTCCCGAGCCTAGGTGCGGGTGGGCGGACGTGACGCCGTAGGGTGCGGCCATGCTCCTCGACGAGATCCCCGGCTTCTGGGCCGTGGTCCCCGCCGGCGGTGCCGGGACGCGGCTGTGGCCGCTGTCGCGCTCGCACGCTCCCAAGTTCCTCCACGACCTCACCGGCTCCGGGCGCACCCTGCTCGAGCAGACGTACGACCGGCTCGCCCCGCTGGTGGGCGACCGGGTCCTGGTCGTCACCGGCGCGGCGCACCGTACGGCCGTCCGCGGCCAGCTCCCGACCCTGCCCGAGGACGCCGTCGTGGCCGAGCCGTCCGCTCGCGACTCGATGGCGGCGATCGGTCTGGCTGCCGCCCTCCTCGAGCGCCGCGGCGCCGAGGTGATGGGCTCCTTCGCCGCCGACCACGTCATCGCCGAGCCGGAGCGCTTCGCCGCGTCCGTCGCCGAGGCCGTCGCCGCCGCCCGCGACGGCTGGCTGGTCACCATCGGCATCGAGCCGACCTTCGCGTCCTCCGCGTTCGGCTACATCCGCCAGGGCGAGCCGCTCCCGGGCCACGCGGTCGCGCGCCGGGTCGTCGAGTTCGTGGAGAAGCCGTCGGTGTCGGTGGCCGAGGAGTACCTCGCGACCGGGCAGTACCGCTGGAACGCCGGCATGTTCGTCGTACGTCCGACGGTGCTGCTCGACCTGCTCGCCGAGCAGGACCCCGGCTTCGCCGCCACCCTGCGCACCATCGCCGCCGAGCCCGAGCGCCTTCCCGAGCTCTGGGAGACGCTCCCGAAGATCGCCATCGACCACGCGGTGGCCGAGCCGGCGGCCGCCGCCGGCAAGGTCGCCACCATCCCCGGCGGCTTCGCCTGGGACGACATCGGCGACTTCGACTCCCTCGCGACCCTGCTCGGCGACGATGACGCCTGCACCGTCCTCGGCGACCCCGCGCTCACCCACCTGATCGGCGCCAGCGGCATCGTCGTCCCGCGATCGGGGCGGACCGTCGCGGTCATCGGACTCGACGACGTCGTCGTCGTCGACACCCCCGACGCGCTGCTCGTCACCACGCGGGCGCGGGCCCAGGAGGTCAAGAACGTCGTGGCTGCGTTGAAGGAGCAGGGCCGCACCGACCTGGTGTGAGGGCCGGGGCTGGGTGCGGGGGAGCTGGCCGCGGGGGGAGCTGGCCGCGGGGAGCTGGCTGCGGGGCTGGTGCGTCTCACAACCGACTCACGGTGTTTGTTTGGCGCTCGCTTCGCTCGCGCATGTCGCGCGCGCTTTGACGCGTTGCCTTCCTCCGCTCCGCTCGCTGGCGCTCGCTTCGCTCCGTCCAGGCAACGCGGCGCGCCCGACGAAAAGACACTCAGCTGCACGTGATGCGCTCAGGCATCACCTGCGGCTGAGCCGCGACATGCGCGAGCGAAGCGAGCGCCAAACTAGTACGCGTAGGGCTCCGGGGCGTCGGTGAACGGGTACTTGTCCATGAACTTCTTCAGCGCCGCGCCGCTGACCTCGGAGCAGTACTGCCAGGCGCCGTACTGCTTCTGCGTGTCGGGGTCGACGCGCCAGTGGGTGAAGGCGATGTGCTGGCCCTTCGGGAAGGACTTGCCGATCTCCTTCTCGTCCGCCTTGGTCCACGGGGCGACCTTGAACTTCAGCCGCTGGTTGGTGTCGTTGGCGTCCATGATCTTGGCGATGGCGCGCATGGCCGCGACCTCGGCGGCGTCGTCGTTCGCGGTGGTGTCGTACCAGAGGATCGTGTAGCCGTGCTCGCTGTTGTGGATCAGCTGCTCCAGCTCGGGGCGGGAGTCCTCGGTGTAGAAGCGGTCACCGATCGGGGTGGGTGCGACGCCGGCGACGTTCCAGTGCGCGCCGAAGGCGGGCGGGGCGTCCTTGTAGTCGACCTGCTGGCCCTCGGGGACGTGCTCGCCGCTGCCCGTGGCCTCCTTCTCGGTGATGTCGCCGCACACGCTGGCCGAGGCGCCGATCTGGGCGACGCTCTTGCCCTTCCACTTCTGGTCGTTGACCATGTCGCGGACCTTCGGGTAGAGCGCAGCGCCGACGATGACGAGCGCGACCGCGACGCAGACGCCGACGATGGCCATGCCCTGGCGCTTGTCGGCACGCTTCTGCTTGCGCCGGATGTCGTCGATGACT
The genomic region above belongs to Nocardioides sp. QY071 and contains:
- a CDS encoding ABC transporter permease; translation: MTAISDDEAGLPPLRPPSSDNGLIGVMRRRYLLTLLVRREISARYQGSFLGLLWSYINPLTQFCIYYFVVGFIFNLHADIPNFAIHLFAGLTVVHFFTETFGAGTRSIVRNRALVVKMAMPREMFPVATMLVSLYHVLPQIVILIVASLLSGWTPEPVDLVALLLGLLICGLLGLSGALFFSAANVFFNDFGNIVSVFNNFVRWGVPMMYSYAMVDDRFGRFAQYYLYNPLADAVLLFQRAFWVGTVDDQKHKAVAAMPDNLLLNGVLIVAVAALILCLAQYVFSRLENKIPERL
- a CDS encoding ABC transporter ATP-binding protein is translated as MAKSIVVENATKYFTLRYHRTFKEVAVAKAKGRQTTETFRAVDDVSFTVERGESVGIMGLNGSGKSTLLKMINGVMRPDEGTILTRGRIAGLIATGAGFHNQLTGRENLYLNAAILGMTGPEISRKFDDIVEFADLGATLDGPVGHYSSGQKARLGFAIAIHVDSDIFLADEVLAVGDKPFRVKCMRKMREIRNSGDRTLFYVSHSPESVIKMCERVLVLEKGRLGFDGDPVEAVHYLRYDEDDDIDDESLANDI
- a CDS encoding N-acetylmuramoyl-L-alanine amidase; translation: MSPYPTEIPEHTRRSRFVTLCQQALALAVVVAVLTPAARTVTMEVRPAEPGGTPVPGAVSLQAATTPLTVPTATVDPTVTSYALTPTPNGVSGRVTLHGSVKELADGGDKVTSDALPVQGYGTVGVTWAHGVAVPEDGITVDVRTRTGDTWSDWTAADYHDEHGPDPDSEEGQRSRPGTEAVLVGDVDQVQVKVETTDAAPADLQVAVIDPGTPAATAKQGPALTSGASAATSGEESARPGTDGAIAMQAASTAAPQPQIYSRAQWGAPEDASYKPKYGTISAGFVHHTVNANDYTPEEVPAILRGIWKYHVKTRGWSDIGYNFLVDRFGRIWEGRAGGIDKPVVGAHTLGYNDYSFAMSAIGNYETAQPTPEMINAYGALFAWKLSLSGVDAASMSQKVGKGTFAAISGHRDAGKTACPGKYLYAQIPTIRAIAAQVQQGALLGQLNGNYVGSANPDIVVRKASTGRLMLHDLDRSSGSWVLGAAVKTNVWAPWAKQVLRVGDWDGDGLNDLMAIRKSDKAPVLFRGAGGGMFQPAQVLPGTFATVKMLAAVGDVTGDKLPDLMGQPKGGQMQVYPGNGVNGFLSAVPAAGQVPGKRFVPMGRWNKDGSPDALVRAGSVLSLYTGILPGGWAPAKTMKTGLSGYDWVIGLGPMASGGKVVVVRNKATGSVYAVEKVKAKKLGAPVFLKKRTKFDLAG
- a CDS encoding TIGR03089 family protein, which encodes MTTPTTFPAVLAARLRTDPGQPLVTFYDHASGERVELSVTTWANWVAKASSLLVDELGLERGDRIAIDLPPHWLGTVFLGAAWNCGLVATAAEATDLAAVVCGPDTLAEWAGRSGELAVLACALLPLGVRFKEPVPAGVTDVGIDVWSQPDAFQAWDPPQADDPALEVGGRALSQAELWSEAAATGLVGDGRLLAVADPVSEPAILCDPLLAGGSLVLVVRAEPERLEATYVAEHATARFPA
- a CDS encoding sugar phosphate nucleotidyltransferase, with translation MLLDEIPGFWAVVPAGGAGTRLWPLSRSHAPKFLHDLTGSGRTLLEQTYDRLAPLVGDRVLVVTGAAHRTAVRGQLPTLPEDAVVAEPSARDSMAAIGLAAALLERRGAEVMGSFAADHVIAEPERFAASVAEAVAAARDGWLVTIGIEPTFASSAFGYIRQGEPLPGHAVARRVVEFVEKPSVSVAEEYLATGQYRWNAGMFVVRPTVLLDLLAEQDPGFAATLRTIAAEPERLPELWETLPKIAIDHAVAEPAAAAGKVATIPGGFAWDDIGDFDSLATLLGDDDACTVLGDPALTHLIGASGIVVPRSGRTVAVIGLDDVVVVDTPDALLVTTRARAQEVKNVVAALKEQGRTDLV
- a CDS encoding DUF3105 domain-containing protein, with protein sequence MAKSSKSEKSERRQVIDDIRRKQKRADKRQGMAIVGVCVAVALVIVGAALYPKVRDMVNDQKWKGKSVAQIGASASVCGDITEKEATGSGEHVPEGQQVDYKDAPPAFGAHWNVAGVAPTPIGDRFYTEDSRPELEQLIHNSEHGYTILWYDTTANDDAAEVAAMRAIAKIMDANDTNQRLKFKVAPWTKADEKEIGKSFPKGQHIAFTHWRVDPDTQKQYGAWQYCSEVSGAALKKFMDKYPFTDAPEPYAY